From the genome of Trueperaceae bacterium, one region includes:
- a CDS encoding RNA methyltransferase has translation MNAVPSEGADNRAGPRVVLVRTKESANIGAAARAMFNFGLHDLWLVAPRCRVDHRSYDLATHAEPVLKGVTQVGTLDEALADVTLAFGTSARPRKAENYQVITPRAAAAKLGGDTAVVFGPEDHGLANEELTRCQAQIVIPTVDFASLNLAQAVLVVAYEYAQAGGRPEAPALAGDGESGDPRHTPASRDQLERFYAQLEETMLRIGYTDDRRAPGMLRVYRGLVDRAEPTAHEVAAFRGLLSQVVWATGQAEARSEAPRSGPGEP, from the coding sequence ATGAACGCAGTACCTTCCGAGGGCGCCGACAACCGTGCCGGGCCTAGGGTCGTGCTCGTGCGCACGAAGGAGTCCGCGAACATCGGCGCGGCCGCGAGGGCCATGTTCAACTTCGGGCTGCACGACCTGTGGCTCGTGGCGCCGCGGTGCCGCGTCGATCACCGGTCGTACGACCTCGCCACCCACGCGGAGCCCGTGCTGAAGGGCGTCACCCAGGTCGGCACGCTCGACGAGGCCCTCGCGGACGTCACCCTCGCCTTCGGGACGAGCGCGCGACCACGCAAGGCCGAGAACTACCAGGTCATCACGCCGCGGGCCGCCGCCGCGAAGCTCGGTGGCGACACCGCCGTCGTCTTCGGCCCGGAGGACCATGGGCTGGCCAACGAGGAGCTCACACGTTGTCAGGCGCAGATCGTGATCCCGACCGTGGACTTCGCCTCGCTCAACCTCGCCCAGGCCGTTCTGGTAGTCGCGTACGAGTACGCGCAGGCCGGCGGGCGCCCCGAGGCGCCCGCGCTTGCCGGGGACGGCGAGTCCGGCGACCCCAGGCACACGCCCGCCAGCCGCGACCAGCTCGAGCGCTTCTACGCTCAACTGGAGGAGACCATGCTGCGGATCGGCTACACGGACGATCGCCGTGCGCCTGGCATGCTGCGCGTGTACCGCGGGCTCGTCGACCGCGCCGAGCCGACGGCGCATGAGGTCGCGGCTTTCCGCGGTCTGCTCAGCCAGGTGGTCTGGGCCACGGGGCAGGCAGAGGCGAGGTCCGAGGCACCGCGTTCGGGTCCGGGCGAGCCCTGA
- a CDS encoding DEAD/DEAH box helicase, translating to MQNQDSFDGFDLDPRVGLGVRAAGYTKPTPIQQQTIAEAMAGRHVLGLAQTGTGKTAAFVLPILHRLLLGTGPVGSLGARHGGGGKRRTVRALVVAPTRELAEQINDEFRTLGQATGLRSATVYGGVGFQPQVDALRGRADIIVACPGRLLDHMQRGNADLTQVEALVLDEADHMFDMGFLPSVRQILKAVPVEAQRLLFSATMPQEIAHLADDLLTDPLKVEISRVAPAETIDHALIPVDEAAKTDLLLKMLKGKDLRSVLVFTRTKHRAKRLAATLDKANHFVAELQGNLSQRRRQEALDGFKDGTYHVLVATDIAARGIDVARVSHVINYDFPDTPEAYTHRIGRTGRAERSGEALTFVTINDLDNVRQLERRLHMRIERRPVDGYAGPVAELEALDSKREGSGARGGSAGSARGGSVGGDRRGGNRRRSGSGSSRGPRGQQASAGSPAGQRPPSGGAQSGERSRASNGRGEGRSGQSQPQGGQARRPQHERQQRADDRGGERGGASGRPPQHRRNGPRRQEAVRQD from the coding sequence ATGCAAAACCAAGATTCGTTCGACGGGTTCGACTTGGACCCGCGGGTAGGCCTCGGCGTGCGCGCCGCGGGCTACACGAAGCCCACGCCCATCCAGCAGCAGACGATCGCCGAGGCCATGGCCGGCCGCCACGTGCTCGGCCTCGCCCAGACGGGCACCGGCAAGACCGCCGCCTTCGTCCTCCCGATCCTCCACCGGTTGCTCCTCGGCACCGGTCCCGTCGGCTCCCTGGGCGCCCGCCACGGCGGCGGGGGCAAGCGCCGCACCGTGCGCGCCCTCGTCGTCGCCCCCACGCGCGAGCTCGCGGAGCAGATCAACGATGAGTTCCGCACCCTCGGTCAGGCGACCGGCCTGCGCAGCGCCACCGTTTACGGCGGCGTAGGCTTCCAGCCGCAGGTCGACGCGCTCCGCGGCAGGGCCGACATCATCGTCGCCTGCCCCGGCAGGCTCCTCGACCACATGCAGCGGGGCAACGCCGACCTCACGCAGGTCGAGGCGCTCGTCCTCGACGAGGCCGACCACATGTTCGACATGGGCTTCCTGCCGTCCGTCAGGCAGATCCTCAAGGCCGTTCCCGTAGAGGCCCAGCGGCTCCTCTTCTCCGCCACCATGCCCCAGGAGATCGCGCACCTCGCCGACGACCTCCTCACGGACCCGCTCAAGGTCGAGATCAGCCGCGTCGCCCCGGCGGAGACCATCGACCACGCGCTCATCCCGGTGGACGAGGCCGCGAAGACGGACCTCCTCCTCAAGATGCTCAAGGGCAAGGACCTCCGCTCCGTCCTCGTCTTCACCCGCACGAAGCACCGCGCCAAGCGCCTGGCCGCCACGCTCGACAAGGCGAACCACTTCGTCGCCGAGCTGCAGGGCAACCTCTCGCAGCGGCGTAGGCAGGAAGCGCTGGACGGCTTCAAGGACGGCACGTACCACGTGCTCGTCGCCACCGACATCGCGGCTCGCGGCATCGACGTCGCCCGCGTGTCGCACGTCATCAACTACGACTTCCCCGACACGCCCGAGGCCTACACGCACCGCATCGGCCGCACCGGTCGGGCCGAGCGCAGCGGCGAGGCGCTCACGTTCGTCACCATCAACGACCTCGACAACGTGCGCCAGCTCGAGCGGAGGTTGCACATGCGCATCGAACGGCGGCCCGTGGACGGCTACGCCGGCCCGGTGGCCGAGCTCGAGGCCCTCGACAGCAAGCGCGAGGGTTCCGGCGCCCGCGGTGGCAGCGCCGGCAGCGCCCGCGGTGGCAGCGTAGGCGGCGACCGCCGCGGCGGCAACAGGCGGCGCTCCGGCAGCGGCAGCAGCCGCGGCCCGCGCGGCCAGCAGGCCAGCGCCGGCTCACCCGCCGGCCAGCGCCCGCCTTCCGGCGGCGCGCAAAGCGGTGAGCGCTCACGGGCCTCCAACGGCCGAGGCGAAGGCCGCTCCGGCCAGTCCCAGCCGCAAGGCGGGCAGGCGAGGCGCCCGCAGCACGAACGTCAGCAGCGAGCGGACGACCGGGGCGGCGAGCGGGGCGGAGCGAGCGGTCGGCCGCCGCAGCACCGGCGCAACGGTCCGCGCAGGCAGGAAGCCGTCCGCCAGGACTGA
- a CDS encoding AAA family ATPase has product MHTAVEPEAKRPAGRNPAPDSPSPYQRAVFEHVEKTRRNGLVMATAGSGKTTTLVGVARRLPPGTRACFLAFNRSTAAELRARLPPGVEATTIHALGRAALVRSHPAVANRPPAVTKYRRLALVLLEARAPELASGTVADFLATLADFARIELVEPTDAAALMALATRYGLESPVPQATLPDLVGLLAPLLAEGRHAAASGEVDFTDMVYLPATDRHPLERYDFACVDEAQDLSRMSLELVLRLVDEGARALFVGDPRQAIYAFAGADRRSLERVGERTGATVLPLSVSYRCPVRHVMLARRFAPEMEPAPGAGPGTVRFGIEGDLARGARPGDLVLSRVNAPLLRAALALAEAGVPARVLGEEIVDAVLELARTVFGGAERLPAAAVSLVERHASEEAAHLERQLLTSSALPARLTDSADAHHALALLLRAGQERRAERRLTSLLRPPSLTFAELEALAHDLLAREGVRDGVLLSTIHKAKGREAERVLLLRPESLGIAGKDAADEEAEANVLFVALTRAKREYVFLEARRGAVAERLRRQARTPPTSELERRWNGVLKLAGAMARSGGRSARRPSALAAARRRSYGS; this is encoded by the coding sequence ATGCACACAGCCGTCGAGCCCGAAGCCAAGCGACCCGCGGGGCGGAATCCGGCGCCGGATTCCCCGAGCCCTTACCAGCGTGCCGTCTTCGAGCACGTGGAGAAGACGCGGCGCAACGGGCTGGTCATGGCCACCGCCGGGAGCGGCAAGACGACCACGCTCGTCGGCGTCGCACGCCGCCTGCCGCCGGGTACGAGGGCCTGCTTCCTCGCCTTCAACCGCTCGACGGCCGCCGAGCTGCGGGCGCGCCTCCCGCCCGGCGTCGAGGCCACCACTATCCACGCCCTCGGGCGCGCCGCGTTGGTGCGGAGCCATCCGGCGGTGGCCAACCGGCCGCCTGCCGTCACCAAGTACCGGAGGCTCGCCCTCGTGCTGCTCGAGGCGCGCGCGCCCGAGCTCGCGTCCGGGACGGTGGCCGACTTCCTGGCCACGCTGGCCGACTTCGCCCGGATCGAGCTGGTCGAGCCGACGGACGCGGCCGCCCTCATGGCCCTCGCGACGCGCTACGGCTTGGAGAGCCCGGTGCCGCAGGCCACGCTGCCGGACCTGGTAGGGCTGCTGGCTCCGCTCCTGGCGGAGGGGAGGCACGCGGCGGCGAGCGGCGAGGTCGACTTCACGGACATGGTCTACCTGCCCGCCACGGACCGTCACCCGCTCGAGCGCTACGACTTCGCCTGCGTCGACGAGGCGCAGGACCTGAGCAGGATGAGCCTGGAGCTCGTCCTGCGCCTCGTCGACGAGGGCGCGCGGGCGCTCTTCGTCGGCGACCCGCGCCAGGCCATCTACGCCTTCGCGGGCGCGGACCGCCGTTCACTCGAGCGGGTCGGGGAGCGTACGGGCGCCACCGTGCTGCCGCTCTCCGTCTCGTACCGCTGCCCGGTCAGGCACGTCATGCTCGCCCGCCGCTTCGCGCCCGAGATGGAGCCCGCTCCGGGTGCGGGGCCGGGGACCGTGCGCTTCGGCATCGAGGGCGACCTGGCCCGCGGTGCGAGGCCCGGCGATCTGGTGCTGAGCCGCGTCAACGCGCCGCTGCTACGCGCCGCCCTGGCGCTCGCCGAGGCCGGGGTGCCGGCGCGCGTCCTGGGCGAGGAGATCGTCGACGCGGTCCTGGAGTTGGCGCGGACCGTGTTCGGCGGCGCCGAGCGCCTGCCGGCCGCCGCCGTGAGCCTGGTCGAGCGACACGCTAGCGAGGAAGCCGCGCACCTCGAGCGGCAGCTCCTCACGAGCTCGGCGTTGCCGGCGCGCCTGACCGACAGCGCGGACGCGCACCACGCCCTCGCGCTACTGCTGCGGGCTGGGCAGGAGCGGCGTGCCGAGCGCCGGTTGACGTCGCTGCTGCGGCCACCGTCCTTGACGTTCGCGGAGCTCGAGGCGTTGGCGCACGACCTCCTCGCACGCGAGGGCGTCCGCGACGGCGTGCTCCTCTCCACCATCCATAAGGCGAAGGGGCGCGAAGCGGAGCGGGTGCTCCTCCTGCGCCCCGAGAGCCTCGGCATCGCCGGGAAGGACGCAGCCGACGAGGAAGCCGAGGCCAACGTCCTGTTCGTGGCGCTCACCCGCGCCAAGCGCGAGTACGTCTTCCTGGAGGCGCGCCGGGGAGCGGTGGCGGAGCGGTTGAGGCGCCAAGCCAGGACCCCGCCGACCAGCGAGCTGGAGCGGCGGTGGAACGGCGTGCTGAAGCTGGCCGGCGCGATGGCGCGGTCCGGTGGACGTTCGGCTAGACGACCTTCTGCCTTGGCGGCAGCACGGCGACGGTCTTACGGATCGTGA
- the rpsT gene encoding 30S ribosomal protein S20: protein MSQNASAMKRHRQSEERRLANRAKKSTIRTFTKKAVAAAESGDFTAAAKYQKVVQGLVDRAIKSSTLHANTAARRKSRLAKRIISLQQGKAQ, encoded by the coding sequence GTGTCACAGAACGCATCCGCGATGAAGCGCCACCGCCAGTCCGAAGAACGGCGCCTCGCCAACCGGGCCAAGAAGAGCACCATCCGCACCTTCACCAAGAAGGCTGTCGCCGCCGCGGAATCCGGTGACTTCACCGCCGCCGCCAAGTACCAGAAGGTCGTTCAGGGCTTGGTCGACCGCGCCATCAAGTCGTCCACGCTGCACGCCAACACGGCCGCGCGCCGCAAGTCGCGCCTCGCCAAGCGCATCATCTCGTTGCAGCAGGGCAAGGCCCAGTAA
- a CDS encoding uracil-DNA glycosylase — MASCRLCPRLVEYRERVAREKRRAYRDAQYWGAPVPGFGDPDAKLVLVGLAPGAHGSNRTGRMFTGDASGGFLYPALHRAGLASQPAATARDDGLTLTGVWITAAMRCVPPGNKPERDELVDCRRWLAHDLDGLSSARVALAIGKIGHDAALSVWRSRGLRTTLAAHPFAHGAVHELGGLPGGQASGALTLIDSYHVSFQNTNTGRLTPAMFDDVLGQAKALAGL, encoded by the coding sequence CTGGCCTCGTGCCGGCTCTGCCCCCGGCTGGTCGAGTACCGCGAGCGCGTCGCGCGGGAGAAGCGCCGCGCCTACCGCGACGCGCAGTACTGGGGTGCGCCCGTGCCCGGCTTCGGCGACCCGGACGCCAAGCTCGTCCTCGTCGGCCTGGCGCCCGGCGCCCACGGGAGCAACCGCACAGGGCGCATGTTCACCGGCGACGCTTCGGGCGGCTTCCTCTACCCAGCCCTGCACCGCGCCGGGCTGGCGTCGCAGCCGGCGGCCACCGCGCGAGACGACGGGCTCACGCTCACGGGCGTGTGGATCACCGCGGCCATGCGCTGCGTCCCGCCCGGCAACAAGCCGGAGCGCGACGAGCTGGTCGACTGCCGGCGCTGGCTGGCCCATGACCTCGATGGCCTGAGCTCGGCCCGCGTGGCGCTGGCCATCGGCAAGATCGGGCACGACGCCGCGCTCTCGGTATGGCGCTCCCGCGGCTTGCGCACCACTTTGGCGGCCCATCCGTTCGCCCATGGGGCGGTGCATGAGCTGGGAGGGTTGCCAGGCGGGCAGGCGAGCGGCGCCCTCACCCTCATCGACAGCTATCACGTCAGCTTCCAGAACACCAACACAGGCAGGCTCACGCCGGCGATGTTCGACGACGTGCTCGGCCAGGCCAAAGCGCTAGCCGGACTTTGA